TCGCTTCAGATGCTCTGCCGCCGCAGGCCCGGACAGAAAGCACGGAGTGTCGCTTGAGATATCTCTCTGTCTGTTCGGGGATCGAAGCGGTATCAGTCGCTTGGCAGCCGCTAGGTTGGCAGCCCGCGATGTTTGCCGAGATCGATCCCTTCTGTGCATGGCTGCTGCGCTCGCGCTATCGCGCGTCGCGGCCCATGCACATGCCAAGTCCACATGACGCGCCAACGCGCAAGGAGACGAAGCAGCGTGCGGCGGCCATTCGCAACATCGTTGCTCTGCCTGCCGATGGCGCGGTCATCAATGCCGGCGACTTCACTCGCATAGGAGCAGACGATGTTGGAGCAATCGACCTTCTGGCCGGAGGAACACCTTGCCAGTCTTTCTCCGTCGCCGGTAAGCGAGTCGGACTGGATGATCCGCGTGGCAACCTCACCATCGAGTTTGCTCGACTTGCTGGCAAACTCAGGCCCTTATGGCTGGTGTGGGAGAACCTCCCCGGCATCCTGTCGATCGACGACGGACGGACGTTTGGAGCCTTCCTCGGGATGCTGGTCGAACTCGGGTATGGGATCGCCTACCGAGTTCTGGACGCTCAGCATTTCGGAGTACCCCAGCGACGGCGTCGCGTCTTCGTTGTCGGACATCTTGGAGACTGGCGAGCTGCCGCAGCGGTATTACGTGAGCGGCACGGCCTGTCGGGGAATCCTCCGCCGCGCCGAGAAGCGCGGCAAGGACCTACCGGAGGCGTTGAGGTCGGCCCTACTGGCGGTCGCCTCACAGATACCGCTCCCACCATCGATGGGGGATGCAAGGATGGTTTCGTCCGTAATCAACTAGGGGCTGGCGTCCTCTCGTTAACGGACCAGATATCCCATTGCCTGAACGCAGGCGGCATGGGCAGGCAGGATTTTGAGACTGAGACGCTGATCGCTCACGCGCTCTCCGCCGATGGCTTCGACGCGAGCGAGGACGGCACCGGGCGTGGAACGCCCATGGTGCCGGTCGCCATCT
This Tunturibacter gelidoferens DNA region includes the following protein-coding sequences:
- the dcm gene encoding DNA cytosine methyltransferase codes for the protein MRYLSVCSGIEAVSVAWQPLGWQPAMFAEIDPFCAWLLRSRYRASRPMHMPSPHDAPTRKETKQRAAAIRNIVALPADGAVINAGDFTRIGADDVGAIDLLAGGTPCQSFSVAGKRVGLDDPRGNLTIEFARLAGKLRPLWLVWENLPGILSIDDGRTFGAFLGMLVELGYGIAYRVLDAQHFGVPQRRRRVFVVGHLGDWRAAAAVLRERHGLSGNPPPRREARQGPTGGVEVGPTGGRLTDTAPTIDGGCKDGFVRNQLGAGVLSLTDQISHCLNAGGMGRQDFETETLIAHALSADGFDASEDGTGRGTPMVPVAICTAHTQSNGSGFSGDVAHTLESGGAQTIAFAQNSRNEVRLHGGDGMTVGALVAQPGAKRQSYVAFSAKDYGADADKVAPTLRGMGHDRSHANGGGQIAIAFTQNQEGDVLSGDVMHPLGTNSNATGRNAPTLAFTLHGSDRAASAASSTDIAGSLRTRAPGSVENSSTTAVLQEQPVAWAGELTASTDIAGTPQRGGEGGRSDGVMTPQLAVRRLTPRECERLQEFPDDYTLVEYRGKLAADGPRYKAPGNSMAVPVMRRIGERIAAVDAILRDRHGNGSVR